In Myripristis murdjan chromosome 2, fMyrMur1.1, whole genome shotgun sequence, a genomic segment contains:
- the LOC115372188 gene encoding tubulin alpha chain-like, translated as MRECISVHVGQAGVQMGNTCWELYCLEHGIQPDGQMPTAKTDGGYDDSFTTFFSETGAGKYVPRAIFVDLEPTVIDEVRTGTYRQLFHPEQLISGKEDAANNYARGHYTIGKEIIDSVLDRIRKLADQCTGLQGFLVFHSFGGGTGSGFTSLLMERLSVDFGKKSKLEFAIYPAPQVSTAVVEPYNSILTTHTTLEHSDCAFMVDNEAIYDICRRNLDIERPSYTNLNRLISQIVSSITASLRFDGALNVDLTEFQTNLVPYPRIHFPLATYAPVISAEKAYHEQLSVAEITNACFEPANQMVKCDPRHGKYMACCLLYRGDVVPKDVNVAIGNIKTKRSIQFVDWCPTGFKVGINYQPPTAVPGGDLAKVQRAVCMLSNTTAIAEAWARLDHKFDLMYAKRAFVHWYVGEGMEEGEFSEAREDMAALEKDYEEVGIDSFEDDEEGEEY; from the exons ATG CGTGAGTGTATCTCCGTGCACGTTGGCCAGGCTGGCGTCCAGATGGGCAACACCTGCTGGGAGCTGTACTGCCTGGAGCACGGCATCCAGCCCGACGGCCAGATGCCCACCGCCAAGACTGATGGAGGCTACGATGACTCCTTCACCACTTTCTTCAGTGAGACTGGTGCTGGGAAGTACGTTCCCCGGGCCATCTTTGTCGACCTGGAGCCCACTGTTATCG ACGAGGTGCGTACAGGTACCTACCGCCAGCTCTTCCACCCTGAGCAGCTGATCTCAGGCAAGGAAGATGCAGCCAACAACTATGCCCGTGGTCACTACACCATTGGAAAGGAAATCATTGACTCTGTGCTTGATAGGATCCGCAAACTG GCTGACCAGTGCACTGGGCTACAAGGTTTCCTGGTCTTCCATTCCTTCGGTGGAGGAACTGGCTCTGGTTTCACCTCCCTGCTGATGGAGCGTCTCTCTGTTGACTTTGGCAAGAAGTCCAAGTTAGAGTTTGCCATCTATCCAGCTCCTCAAGTGTCCACAGCCGTGGTGGAGCCATACAACTCCATCCTCACCACCCACACCACCCTGGAGCACTCTGACTGTGCCTTCATGGTGGACAATGAGGCCATCTATGACATCTGCCGCAGGAACCTGGACATCGAGCGTCCATCCTATACCAACCTGAATCGCCTTATTAGCCAGATTGTCTCATCCATCACTGCCTCTCTGCGTTTCGATGGGGCCTTGAACGTGGACCTGACAGAGTTCCAGACCAACCTGGTGCCCTACCCTCGTATCCACTTCCCTCTCGCCACTTATGCCCCAGTTATCTCCGCTGAGAAGGCTTATCACGAGCAACTCTCTGTTGCTGAGATTACCAATGCCTGCTTCGAGCCAGCTAATCAGATGGTGAAATGCGATCCTCGTCATGGCAAATACATGGCCTGCTGCCTCCTGTATCGGGGCGATGTGGTGCCAAAAGATGTCAATGTGGCTATTGGTAACATCAAGACCAAGAGGAGCATCCAGTTTGTGGACTGGTGTCCCACAGGCTTCAAGGTGGGCATCAACTACCAGCCTCCCACTGCGGTTCCTGGAGGAGACCTGGCCAAGGTGCAGAGGGCGGTGTGCATGCTGAGCAACACCACAGCCATCGCGGAGGCCTGGGCTCGTCTGGACCACAAGTTCGACCTGATGTACGCCAAGAGGGCCTTTGTCCACTGGTATGTTGGTGAGGGAATGGAGGAGGGAGAATTCTCTGAGGCCAGAGAGGACATGGCTGCCCTGGAGAAGGACTACGAAGAGGTGGGCATCGATTCATTcgaagatgatgaagagggggaggagtATTAA
- the LOC115372991 gene encoding nuclear receptor subfamily 4 group A member 2-like, which translates to MPCVQTQCGSSPQGASPASQSAGGERSYDFLTPEFVKFSMDLTNSEMSASTSAPSFGPLPDNYGSGYDVKPPCLFQMPVQGELPCVKVEDAHGCPGYQPNQHHPHQPDEMLSTPGSVYYYRSPSPHTPITSNFQNPPGHIWEESGSLYSFRQDYLAAAHRKNTLSRFSLFSLKHAQNGNQSLSTCQMKFDGSLHVSMNMDAAGAHQPLESPGVLGSGGVGKQPGVGFPHPLQLAHGHHYVDYQATSPTGRGPLSTEGLCAVCGDNAACQHYGVRTCEGCKGFFKRTVQKNAKYVCLAAKSCPVDKRRRNRCQYCRFQKCLAVGMVKEVVRTDNLKGRRGRLPSKPKALPDPSSPVSALLSALVRAHVESNPPPSRLDYSKFQESPGSPLGDDAQHVRQFYDLLTGSMEVIRGWAQKIPGFTTLPKHDQDLLFYSAFLELFVLRLSYRSNPEEGKLIFCDGSVWHRLQCLRGFGEWIDSIVEFSANLQRMNLDISTFSCISTLALVTERHGLKEPRKVEELQNTVVKCLKDSVMCADAGACRSNHLSKLLEKLPELRTLCIQGLQRIFYLKLEDLVPPPAIIDKLFLDTLPF; encoded by the exons CGTCAGCCCCCAGTTTTGGTCCTTTGCCGGACAACTACGGCTCCGGCTACGACGTGAAGCCCCCGTGTCTCTTCCAAATGCCCGTTCAGGGCGAGCTGCCGTGCGTCAAAGTGGAGGACGCGCACGGCTGCCCCGGGTACCAGCCGAACCAGCATCACCCACACCAGCCCGATGAGATGCTCTCCACCCCCGGCTCCGTTTATTATTACCGGTCTCCATCGCCGCACACGCCCATCACATCAAATTTTCAAAATCCTCCCGGACACATTTGGGAAGAATCAGGCTCTCTGTACAGTTTCCGTCAGGACTATTTGGCTGCGGCGCATAGGAAAAACACTCTGTCCAGGTTCTCACTGTTTTCCCTCAAACACGCCCAAAATGGCAACCAGAGCTTGTCCACTTGCCAGATGAAATTTGATGGATCTCTCCATGTGTCCATGAACATGGACGCGGCCGGAGCGCACCAGCCGCTGGAGAGCCCCGGGGTTCTTGGTTCTGGTGGAGTTGGAAAGCAGCCCGGTGTGGGGTTTCCTCACCCTCTCCAGCTCGCCCACGGTCACCACTATGTGGATTACCAGGCAACGTCGCCTACCGGCCGAGGACCGCTGAGCACGGAGGGGCTGTGCGCGGTGTGCGGGGACAACGCAGCCTGCCAGCACTACGGAGTGCGCACCTGCGAGGGCTGCAAGGGCTTCTTCAAG CGCACGGTCCAGAAAAACGCCAAGTACGTGTGTTTAGCCGCCAAGAGCTGCCCCGTGGACAAACGCAGGAGGAACAGATGCCAATATTGTCGTTTCCAGAAGTGCCTTGCAGTGGGAATGGTCAAAGAAG TGGTGAGGACAGACAATCTGAAGGGTCGCAGGGGTCGCCTGCCATCCAAACCCAAGGCTCTGCCGGACCCCTCCTCACCTGTCAGTGCCCTCCTGAGCGCCCTCGTCAGGGCACATGTGGAATCCAACCCTCCGCCTTCTCGCCTTGACTACTCCAAA TTCCAGGAGAGTCCCGGAAGTCCCCTTGGAGATGACGCACAGCATGTCCGACAGTTTTACGACCTCCTAACCGGATCGATGGAGGTGATTCGAGGCTGGGCGCAGAAGATCCCTGGGTTTACCACCCTGCCCAAACACGACCAAGACCTGCTCTTCTATTCCGCTTTCCTGGAGCTCTTCGTTTTACGATTATCATACAG ATCCAACCCAGAGGAGGGGAAGCTGATCTTCTGCGACGGCTCGGTGTGGCACCGGCTGCAGTGCCTGCGCGGCTTCGGGGAGTGGATCGACAGCATCGTTGAATTCTCCGCAAACCTGCAGAGGATGAATCTGGACATCTCGACCTTCTCCTGCATCTCCACACTCGCCCTGGTCACCG AGCGGCACGGGCTGAAGGAGCCGCGGaaagtggaggagctgcagaacACGGTGGTCAAGTGTCTGAAGGACAGTGTGATGTGCGCCGACGCAGGAGCCTGCCGGTCAAACCACTTATCCAAACTGTTGGAGAAGCTGCCTGAACTCCGCACTCTGTGCATCCAAGGCTTGCAGAGGATTTTTTATCTGAAGCTGGAGGACTTGGTCCCGCCGCCTGCAATCATAGATAAGTTATTCCTCGACACGTTGCCATTTTAG